A region from the Rosa rugosa chromosome 6, drRosRugo1.1, whole genome shotgun sequence genome encodes:
- the LOC133714608 gene encoding disease resistance protein RPS4B-like isoform X1, whose amino-acid sequence MCQLSRLKYLRLEYCHRLQSLSELPSGSDLYVDVANCTSLVALSDPIKQCNSGISANCLNCFKLVEKKWFKSMTLSLLIGYLQEPKTTPKSPYDEYCRFDFVAPAIEIPEWFNHQSVGSSVSIELHPGWFSSKWMGFALCAVFADKELSSVCSDAMIVCKLKVNGEEYLFPEPSLPHGEKWGQAVSDHLWLLYVPAHRYFKNDWQDIYYKLEFSFWFKHFAQGCEALEMGEVKKCGIYMVYKKDVEKLKQRYWQGNASISEETLEFPECDFQNAAVITAAVSGGIITNRALEHYGSDGEAGPSSAGSACIHQEQEPCRKRLKQLDDGAGPGGNA is encoded by the coding sequence ATGTGTCAACTCTCTAGACTTAAATATCTTCGGTTGGAATATTGCCACAGGCTTCAATCACTGTCAGAGCTTCCATCTGGTTCTGATCTATATGTAGATGTTGCTAACTGTACTTCACTGGTTGCATTGTCCGATCCAATAAAACAATGCAACTCAGGTATATCAGCCAACTGTCTTAACTGTTTTAAACTGGTGGAGAAGAAATGGTTCAAGAGTATGACATTATCACTGCTAATAGGATATCTTCAAGAACCCAAAACCACACCCAAATCTCCTTATGATGAATATTGTCGTTTTGACTTTGTGGCTCCTGCAATTGAAATTCCAGAGTGGTTCAATCATCAAAGTGTAGGATCTTCTGTAAGTATAGAGCTGCATCCAGGTTGGTTTAGTAGTAAGTGGATGGGGTTTGCATTATGTGCTGTATTTGCAGACAAGGAACTAAGCTCGGTTTGCTCTGATGCTATGATTGTTTGTAAATTGAAAGTCAATGGAGAAGAGTACTTGTTTCCTGAACCTTCTTTACCCCATGGGGAAAAGTGGGGCCAAGCTGTGTCAGATCACCTTTGGTTACTTTATGTGCCTGCGCATAGATACTTCAAAAATGACTGGCAGGATATCTACTATAAGCTTGagttttcattttggttcaAGCATTTTGCCCAAGGCTGTGAGGCTCTGGAAATGGGGGAAGTGAAGAAATGCGGAATCTATATGGTATACAAAAAAGATGTGGAAAAGCTTAAGCAAAGATACTGGCAGGGCAATGCTAGCATTTCTGAGGAGACTTTGGAATTCCCTGAATGCGATTTTCAGAATGCAGCAGTAATAACTGCAGCTGTCTCAGGTGGCATTATTACCAACCGAGCCCTTGAACATTATGGTTCTGATGGAGAAGCAGGGCCTAGTAGTGCAGGAAGTGCTTGTATTCATCAAGAACAAGAACCTTGTCGGAAAAGATTGAAACAACTCGATGATGGGGCAGGACCTGGTGGAAATGCATGA
- the LOC133714608 gene encoding disease resistance protein RUN1-like isoform X2: MGGIGKTTIARVVYKRTSHEFDFSILLTNVRSNVEKSGLVNLQKKLLSGIWMKEDDILDLHQGAAIIRRFCHHKKVLLILDDVSHPDHLNFLAAKQEWFGIGSRVVITTRNEHLLIKHGVERRFKVWGLNNDEALQLFSRKAFRKEYPEKKFLGLSNSVVIYANGLPLAVEVLGASLNGRGITEWKSPLSKLGKVCNSEILDVLKMSYDRLDDEEKKIFLDIACFFNGEDKDRLTEILIACDVSAVIGIKVLIENNHVLSKNTGTEAIEGIVVQSTEPGVKVEVNSKSFLPLNKLRYLKINNVNISKGLQYLPNSLKDS; the protein is encoded by the exons ATGGGAGGGATTGGTAAGACAACTATTGCAAGAGTTGTATATAAGAGAACCTCTCATGAATTTGATTTTAGTATCCTTCTTACCAATGTTAGAAGTAATGTTGAGAAAAGTGGTCTAGTTAACCTACAAAAGAAACTTCTCAGTGGGATATGGATGAAAGAGGATGACATATTGGACCTTCATCAAGGAGCCGCAATTATAAGGAGGTTTTGTCATCATAAAAAAGTTCTTCTCATTCTTGATGACGTGAGCCATCCAGACCATTTAAATTTTTTGGCTGCAAAGCAAGAGTGGTTTGGTATTGGGAGTAGAGTTGTCATTACAACTAGAAATGAGCATTTGTTAATCAAGCATGGAGTGGAGAGAAGATTCAAGGTCTGGGGTCTAAACAATGATGAAGCTCTTCAGCTTTTTAGCCGGAAAGCTTTTAGAAAAGAGTACCCGGAAAAAAAGTTTCTTGGTTTGTCGAATTCTGTTGTGATTTATGCCAATGGTCTTCCACTAGCTGTTGAAGTCCTAGGAGCTTCTTTGAATGGCAGGGGGATAACTGAATGGAAGAGTCCGTTGAGTAAACTAGGAAAAGTTTGTAACTCAGAAATTTTAGACGTACTTAAGATGAGTTATGATCGTCTTGatgatgaggagaagaaaatcTTCTTAGATATTGCATGTTTCTTCAACGGGGAGGATAAAGATCGACTTACAGAAATACTGATTGCTTGTGATGTTTCTGCAGTTATTGGAATAAAAGTCCTCATTGAGAATAATCATGTGTTAAGCAAAAATACT GGAACTGAAGCTATCGAAGGCATAGTTGTGCAATCAACTGAGCCAGGAGTAAAGGTGGAGGTGAATAGTAAATCGTTTCTACCGCTGAACAAACTGAGATACCTCAAGATTAATAATGTGAACATTTCTAAAGGTCTTCAGTATCTTCCCAATAGTCTTAAGGATTCTTGA
- the LOC133714608 gene encoding disease resistance protein RUN1-like isoform X3, which produces MGGIGKTTIARVVYKRTSHEFDFSILLTNVRSNVEKSGLVNLQKKLLSGIWMKEDDILDLHQGAAIIRRFCHHKKVLLILDDVSHPDHLNFLAAKQEWFGIGSRVVITTRNEHLLIKHGVERRFKVWGLNNDEALQLFSRKAFRKEYPEKKFLGLSNSVVIYANGLPLAVEVLGASLNGRGITEWKSPLSKLGKVCNSEILDVLKMSYDRLDDEEKKIFLDIACFFNGEDKDRLTEILIACDVSAVIGIKVLIENNHVLSKNTVRDFVQEQSSLLFLDILYECTDPFSLNHHSQCFN; this is translated from the coding sequence ATGGGAGGGATTGGTAAGACAACTATTGCAAGAGTTGTATATAAGAGAACCTCTCATGAATTTGATTTTAGTATCCTTCTTACCAATGTTAGAAGTAATGTTGAGAAAAGTGGTCTAGTTAACCTACAAAAGAAACTTCTCAGTGGGATATGGATGAAAGAGGATGACATATTGGACCTTCATCAAGGAGCCGCAATTATAAGGAGGTTTTGTCATCATAAAAAAGTTCTTCTCATTCTTGATGACGTGAGCCATCCAGACCATTTAAATTTTTTGGCTGCAAAGCAAGAGTGGTTTGGTATTGGGAGTAGAGTTGTCATTACAACTAGAAATGAGCATTTGTTAATCAAGCATGGAGTGGAGAGAAGATTCAAGGTCTGGGGTCTAAACAATGATGAAGCTCTTCAGCTTTTTAGCCGGAAAGCTTTTAGAAAAGAGTACCCGGAAAAAAAGTTTCTTGGTTTGTCGAATTCTGTTGTGATTTATGCCAATGGTCTTCCACTAGCTGTTGAAGTCCTAGGAGCTTCTTTGAATGGCAGGGGGATAACTGAATGGAAGAGTCCGTTGAGTAAACTAGGAAAAGTTTGTAACTCAGAAATTTTAGACGTACTTAAGATGAGTTATGATCGTCTTGatgatgaggagaagaaaatcTTCTTAGATATTGCATGTTTCTTCAACGGGGAGGATAAAGATCGACTTACAGAAATACTGATTGCTTGTGATGTTTCTGCAGTTATTGGAATAAAAGTCCTCATTGAGAATAATCATGTGTTAAGCAAAAATACTGTAAGGGATTTTGTACAAGAACAATCTTCGTTGTTATTTTTAGATATCTTATATGAATGTACTGACCCTTTTTCCTTAAATCATCATAGTCAATGTTTTAATTAA